Proteins encoded together in one Pontiella desulfatans window:
- the tnpC gene encoding IS66 family transposase, whose protein sequence is MEFNRENFDKLLAQNTDQQVEIRLLHEKVRYLMNKIFGRSSEKLTPDQMELAFEELREMQDALDEAEEKLEELDEKKESRRGKRKPLKERIPEDLPTERVVIVPDEVQADPQSYKKIGEETVEELDVTPTQYFRRIIVREKYIKVDDRNVAPLIAPAPKRLIPNSYASAGLIRSIILNKYCDHLPLYRQEMTLKYRHDIEISRKTMGNWMYLVADWLTLIYEALRNEIRQSGYMQIDETFIKYQDTEKDHCPNGYLWAYHSPGAGVLFEWFPSRAAECLDPMLTDYEGYIQTDGYAAYPAWLNRPEHQKEKETIIHAACWAHTRRNFVEVPDNSNARKVVKLIAKLYRTETELRNNPELERAAYRRKHAAPVLDKIKTILDKEQARQLPKSNFGKAITYALDRWEALNLYLEHGTFEIDNNLVENAIRPTALGKKNFLFFGSPNSGQTSAVIYSLVETCRKLGLNPAEYLKDLLDALPTMQQSEAANWTPARWSTARTQTA, encoded by the coding sequence ATGGAATTCAACCGGGAAAATTTTGATAAGCTGCTTGCGCAAAACACCGACCAGCAGGTTGAAATACGCCTTCTGCATGAGAAGGTCCGTTATCTGATGAATAAGATATTCGGGCGCAGCAGTGAAAAACTGACCCCGGACCAGATGGAACTGGCGTTTGAAGAGCTTCGCGAGATGCAGGATGCTCTCGACGAAGCCGAAGAAAAACTCGAAGAGCTCGACGAAAAAAAGGAATCCCGGCGCGGTAAGCGCAAACCGCTTAAAGAGCGTATCCCTGAAGATCTCCCGACCGAGCGCGTCGTTATCGTTCCGGATGAAGTGCAGGCGGATCCGCAGAGCTATAAAAAGATTGGCGAGGAAACCGTTGAGGAACTCGACGTTACGCCGACTCAATACTTCCGCCGCATCATCGTCCGCGAAAAATATATCAAAGTAGATGACCGCAACGTCGCACCGCTCATTGCTCCTGCCCCGAAGCGGCTGATCCCGAACAGCTATGCTTCCGCCGGACTGATCCGGAGCATCATTCTGAACAAATACTGTGACCATCTTCCGCTTTACCGGCAGGAGATGACGCTGAAATACCGCCACGATATTGAAATCAGCCGCAAAACCATGGGCAACTGGATGTATCTGGTCGCCGATTGGCTGACTCTGATTTATGAAGCGCTCCGCAATGAAATCCGGCAAAGCGGATACATGCAGATCGATGAAACATTCATAAAATACCAGGACACGGAAAAGGACCATTGTCCCAATGGATACCTATGGGCCTATCACAGTCCCGGGGCCGGCGTGCTGTTTGAATGGTTCCCGAGCCGGGCCGCCGAATGCCTGGATCCGATGCTCACCGATTATGAAGGATATATTCAGACCGATGGGTATGCCGCCTATCCGGCGTGGCTGAACCGTCCGGAACATCAAAAAGAAAAAGAGACCATCATTCACGCCGCCTGCTGGGCGCATACCCGTCGGAACTTCGTGGAAGTGCCTGACAACTCGAACGCCCGGAAAGTCGTAAAGCTGATCGCCAAACTCTACCGCACTGAAACAGAACTTCGAAACAATCCTGAACTTGAACGCGCGGCCTACCGCCGGAAACATGCGGCTCCGGTTCTGGATAAAATTAAAACGATCCTCGATAAAGAACAGGCGCGCCAGTTGCCAAAGAGCAACTTTGGAAAAGCCATAACCTATGCGCTTGATCGCTGGGAAGCGCTTAATCTTTACCTCGAACACGGAACATTCGAAATCGACAACAACCTGGTCGAGAACGCCATTCGTCCGACCGCGCTGGGCAAAAAGAACTTCCTGTTCTTCGGCAGCCCGAACTCCGGGCAGACCAGTGCCGTCATCTACAGCCTGGTGGAAACCTGCCGTAAACTCGGCCTTAACCCCGCCGAGTATCTCAAAGACCTACTCGACGCCCTGCCGACCATGCAACAGTCCGAAGCTGCGAACTGGACACCTGCCCGCTGGTCCACCGCTCGCACTCAAACGGCATAG
- a CDS encoding ATP-binding protein yields MKTEQPIPKLDSLFQQLRKAGLDRIPHTHDLMEWAQIDPDDSSIIRLLQEALEEEGTILQLNPDPFRPTMPHNQQEVSGDLHLGYLPQNGFPYGISIQQLIYHLLVLGRTGGGKTTLIRHLLHQLVQNIPDIKLLILERKQEYTDLLNLSPEPFHVLDVKRLRFNVLKPPPGVPLHMWLSVFTQMLTNYMDIRIASSGFLLELALDLIADSEGSFPSLRDLHNHIKKQKYKPASTMARHQETVLIRLSALLNMLPGVFDSGNGLDIRDILANHTLFLLHDIPHLAMQNFMFSLIMAQAFFYRTMVEGHQPSLRNLMVLDEASALFRRSDEIKENDSYLSYMVSQARGYGIGLIAAGQSSTDLSHTLLANTGTKIVVGGLGRSEDADLFLRQRPITLEQRHHVMSHPDVGRAFSADGRYPYLLECGINPPPNNAALDDAALEQHIRKTVVDLRIAPLLPPPSPKPNAKPTEKKEIADDLLRILLDIQYTPFQLLRDRANKLKMKPVALHDQIKKLIQQGMMKDHPVHIKRGSPRDLYEVTAKGAGLTKVPITKMKGRGGYLHKFYQMKIAEFWKAKGWKVEIEGLCDSKNADLVITHRSDGTAVAIEIELNFEANPDHVIHNILKDLESDRVEKVITLVPKKPILKKLEKLIRDTEELSGKIGRIELACTYNHWEDK; encoded by the coding sequence ATGAAAACTGAACAACCGATCCCGAAATTGGATTCTCTGTTCCAGCAACTCCGCAAAGCGGGGCTGGATCGGATTCCGCATACCCACGATCTGATGGAATGGGCACAGATCGACCCCGACGATTCCTCCATTATCCGGCTATTGCAGGAAGCGCTGGAGGAGGAAGGAACAATCCTGCAACTCAATCCCGATCCGTTTCGCCCGACCATGCCCCACAACCAGCAGGAAGTTTCCGGCGACCTTCACCTGGGGTATCTGCCCCAAAACGGGTTCCCGTACGGAATCTCCATACAACAACTGATCTACCACCTACTCGTGCTAGGCCGCACGGGCGGAGGCAAAACGACATTGATCCGACATCTGCTGCATCAGTTGGTGCAAAATATTCCCGACATCAAACTCCTAATACTGGAACGCAAACAGGAATATACCGACCTACTGAATCTATCCCCCGAACCGTTCCATGTGCTCGATGTAAAACGCCTGCGATTCAATGTTCTCAAACCGCCTCCGGGCGTCCCCCTGCATATGTGGCTTTCCGTTTTCACACAGATGTTGACCAACTACATGGACATCCGCATCGCCAGCAGTGGGTTTCTACTGGAACTCGCACTTGATCTTATCGCCGATTCAGAAGGCTCCTTTCCCTCACTAAGAGATCTCCATAACCATATCAAAAAACAAAAATACAAACCTGCATCCACCATGGCACGGCATCAAGAAACGGTACTCATCCGTCTTTCAGCCCTGCTCAATATGCTGCCCGGCGTGTTCGACAGCGGAAACGGGCTGGATATCCGCGACATCCTAGCAAACCACACCCTGTTCCTGCTTCATGACATCCCGCACCTGGCCATGCAAAATTTCATGTTCAGCCTGATCATGGCGCAGGCTTTCTTCTACCGAACCATGGTGGAGGGGCATCAGCCCTCCCTGCGCAACTTGATGGTACTCGACGAGGCATCAGCACTGTTTCGCCGTAGTGATGAAATCAAGGAAAACGATTCCTACCTCTCCTACATGGTCTCTCAGGCACGCGGGTACGGTATAGGTTTGATTGCCGCTGGCCAGAGTTCAACCGACCTTAGCCACACCCTACTTGCGAATACCGGCACCAAAATCGTCGTCGGTGGCCTTGGTCGCTCAGAAGACGCCGACCTTTTCTTGCGCCAGCGACCCATTACATTGGAACAACGGCACCACGTGATGAGCCACCCGGATGTCGGACGAGCCTTCAGTGCTGATGGTCGCTACCCCTACCTGCTTGAGTGTGGAATTAATCCGCCACCAAATAATGCTGCGCTTGATGATGCTGCATTGGAGCAGCACATTAGAAAAACAGTAGTGGATTTGAGAATCGCACCGCTACTGCCGCCACCTTCGCCCAAGCCAAACGCGAAGCCTACGGAGAAGAAGGAGATTGCCGATGACTTGCTCCGTATTCTACTGGACATCCAATATACCCCGTTCCAACTACTCCGTGATCGCGCCAATAAATTGAAAATGAAACCCGTCGCCCTCCATGACCAAATCAAAAAGCTTATCCAACAGGGCATGATGAAAGACCACCCGGTTCATATCAAACGCGGCTCGCCGCGCGATCTCTATGAAGTAACTGCAAAGGGTGCTGGATTGACTAAAGTACCGATCACTAAAATGAAAGGGCGCGGCGGTTACTTGCATAAATTCTATCAAATGAAGATCGCGGAATTCTGGAAAGCCAAAGGATGGAAAGTAGAGATAGAAGGCTTATGCGACAGCAAGAATGCAGACCTCGTCATAACCCACCGTTCCGATGGCACGGCCGTCGCCATCGAAATCGAACTCAACTTTGAAGCCAACCCCGACCATGTGATCCACAATATTTTAAAAGACCTTGAATCTGACCGTGTAGAAAAGGTGATCACCCTTGTACCGAAAAAACCTATCCTAAAAAAACTAGAGAAGCTGATTAGAGACACGGAAGAATTGAGCGGCAAGATCGGCAGAATCGAACTGGCCTGCACCTACAACCATTGGGAGGACAAATAA
- the tnpA gene encoding IS66 family insertion sequence element accessory protein TnpA, with the protein MDTNESNGMGRASYTEEERRELIEEFNGAGLTQAAFCREWNINPKTLARWLRLERQEQEPAFYEVELRPDAAEPDEVRICLPNRIEVMVPVASPKELGAVLREAAGCLD; encoded by the coding sequence ATGGATACGAATGAAAGCAATGGAATGGGGCGAGCCTCTTATACAGAGGAGGAACGCCGGGAGTTGATCGAAGAGTTCAATGGTGCCGGGCTAACTCAGGCGGCATTCTGCCGGGAATGGAATATTAATCCGAAAACGCTGGCTCGTTGGTTGCGCCTTGAACGACAGGAGCAGGAACCTGCTTTTTACGAGGTGGAGTTGCGGCCTGATGCCGCCGAGCCGGATGAGGTGCGGATCTGTCTGCCGAACCGGATTGAGGTGATGGTGCCGGTTGCATCGCCGAAAGAACTCGGTGCTGTTCTGCGGGAGGCGGCCGGATGTTTGGATTAA
- a CDS encoding integrase core domain-containing protein: MNCYLSIFQAFTLLLQERFRPRYDARLQLLTYQVKMLRSRIDESKIYTTPQERAELLRLGEQLDHDISDVMLVVQPATYRGWLRQRNPNRKKRGAGRPGTAQATINLVMRMARENLGWGYSRILGELKKFGIRIGRTTIQDILKREGHYPVPDKTIGHPSGNWKQFVGSHMDTLVACDFFAKPVLTWKGWVDAYVLVFIHLGSRRVFMSPATFHPHDEWALQQARNAAMWLEDIGVRATGLIRDRDTKYSYRFDAFWKSEGIEPKKIPVRAPMANSYCENYIGKLKHECLNHFVCFSMDHLDYINREWLSYYHTQRPHQGTDIGNNVLDADFRPAETGEVKQEERLGGIISWYYREAA; this comes from the coding sequence ATGAACTGTTATTTGAGTATTTTTCAGGCCTTCACGCTGCTTTTACAGGAGAGGTTTCGTCCACGATATGATGCCCGACTTCAACTCCTGACCTATCAGGTAAAAATGCTTCGATCCCGGATTGATGAATCCAAGATTTATACTACGCCGCAGGAACGAGCTGAACTGCTCCGATTGGGAGAGCAACTTGACCATGATATTTCGGATGTGATGCTGGTCGTGCAGCCTGCCACCTACCGGGGCTGGCTGAGGCAACGTAATCCCAATCGAAAGAAGCGTGGAGCCGGCCGCCCGGGAACAGCCCAGGCCACCATTAATCTGGTCATGAGAATGGCAAGGGAAAACCTTGGCTGGGGCTACTCCAGGATTCTGGGTGAGCTGAAAAAATTCGGCATCCGCATTGGCCGAACAACGATTCAGGACATTCTTAAACGGGAAGGTCACTACCCCGTTCCAGACAAGACCATCGGACACCCTTCCGGCAACTGGAAACAGTTCGTCGGATCGCACATGGATACATTGGTTGCGTGCGATTTTTTCGCGAAGCCCGTCCTGACCTGGAAGGGATGGGTCGATGCCTACGTGCTGGTGTTTATCCATCTCGGAAGCCGGAGGGTTTTCATGAGCCCGGCGACATTTCATCCACATGATGAATGGGCGTTGCAACAGGCGAGGAACGCCGCAATGTGGCTCGAGGACATTGGAGTCCGGGCAACCGGCTTGATCCGGGACCGGGACACCAAATACAGCTATCGGTTTGATGCATTTTGGAAAAGCGAGGGTATTGAGCCGAAAAAGATTCCTGTACGCGCCCCTATGGCGAATTCTTATTGCGAAAATTACATCGGGAAGCTTAAACACGAGTGCCTCAACCACTTTGTTTGTTTCAGCATGGATCATCTTGATTACATCAATAGAGAATGGCTTTCGTATTACCACACCCAGCGACCACATCAGGGAACAGACATCGGCAACAACGTTCTTGATGCTGATTTCAGACCGGCTGAGACGGGTGAAGTCAAACAGGAAGAACGTCTCGGCGGCATCATCTCTTGGTACTATAGAGAAGCCGCATAG
- the tnpB gene encoding IS66 family insertion sequence element accessory protein TnpB (TnpB, as the term is used for proteins encoded by IS66 family insertion elements, is considered an accessory protein, since TnpC, encoded by a neighboring gene, is a DDE family transposase.) encodes MFGLSNSIRVYLAVEPVDLRKSFNGLHGVVLDRLNEDPCSGALYVFTNRRRNRIKTLYWDGTGMWVAIKRLEKGCFSWPKGVAANEKLDLAPEALALLLDGVDLKQGSFKPWYQRCFFLHFSCS; translated from the coding sequence ATGTTTGGATTAAGCAACTCTATCCGGGTGTACCTGGCGGTGGAGCCGGTGGACCTGCGAAAAAGTTTTAACGGCCTTCATGGCGTTGTGCTGGATCGGTTGAATGAAGATCCGTGTTCAGGGGCGTTGTATGTGTTTACGAATCGTCGTCGGAACCGGATCAAGACGCTGTACTGGGACGGCACCGGTATGTGGGTGGCCATCAAGCGGCTGGAGAAAGGATGCTTTAGCTGGCCGAAGGGCGTTGCCGCGAACGAGAAGCTTGATCTCGCGCCCGAGGCGCTGGCGCTGCTGCTCGATGGAGTCGATCTGAAACAGGGATCGTTTAAGCCGTGGTATCAGCGCTGCTTTTTTTTGCATTTTTCCTGCTCTTGA
- a CDS encoding SprT-like domain-containing protein: protein MTEACERNGGHDATEQVIDAIRDHETKASGWAYSRIAHRMNVLYDQLNGIFFADKLPKAVISIGADLIVRYGYYRIGRDEIGAKHRIHLNSRHFGRSESDVAVTLLHEMIHLYQHLFGHVGHRQRYHNSQFVGMAASVGIHAQVGNGATLAVSPDLRRKLEALGFSPHHPMVEGESDEPIRKPLRKILYRCECGQEVWADRNIEVEAVCSRCFKLFERVGGNGQELAIVAAEHPPRPVAA from the coding sequence ATGACTGAAGCATGTGAACGGAATGGAGGGCATGACGCGACCGAGCAGGTGATCGATGCCATCCGTGACCACGAAACAAAAGCGAGTGGCTGGGCGTACAGCCGGATCGCGCATCGGATGAATGTGTTGTATGACCAACTCAACGGTATCTTCTTTGCGGACAAACTGCCGAAGGCGGTGATTTCGATAGGGGCGGATCTGATCGTGCGGTATGGGTATTACCGGATCGGCCGGGATGAGATTGGGGCGAAGCATCGAATCCATTTGAACTCGCGGCATTTTGGCCGGAGCGAATCCGATGTCGCCGTGACGCTGTTGCATGAAATGATCCATCTGTACCAGCACCTGTTTGGGCACGTCGGCCATCGTCAGCGGTATCACAACAGCCAGTTTGTGGGGATGGCGGCATCCGTCGGTATTCATGCGCAGGTGGGCAACGGCGCAACGTTGGCCGTGTCGCCCGATTTGCGAAGGAAGCTAGAAGCGCTTGGGTTTTCACCGCACCACCCGATGGTGGAGGGTGAAAGTGATGAACCGATCAGAAAACCGCTACGAAAAATCCTCTATAGATGCGAATGCGGACAGGAGGTTTGGGCGGATAGAAATATCGAAGTCGAAGCGGTGTGTTCGCGATGCTTTAAGCTGTTCGAGCGGGTTGGTGGCAATGGCCAGGAGCTGGCAATCGTGGCGGCTGAACACCCGCCACGCCCTGTGGCCGCATAG
- a CDS encoding LamG domain-containing protein, translating to MRSLFIKTALFGLVVCAAGQLSAGTVGFWRFEPGATWADSSGNGLTLTRTSTNLKVVDRPSSGSGSYLSIIPQTGAENDGVAHLDGQAYRFYVADTNLFDFGSNAFTFETFVTPTTNGYQTVVEKVDEWRMGINQANGKLTLSLYDGVSEWKTAQKIFDGATSFTAGNDYYVAAVVAPGVSNTVVSFYYQNLTAGGDLLSDVKTIAGINSITNSAERLELNGNAVSRSLDYMDEVRLSSGALSRFELLATFPELGYWRFEPGAVTNDSSGNGLDLTQLIAGASGGGGIDFPKGVDRNESGEGSYLPTIPQSGVTNAGVSYFNAKGNHWAVADTNLFDFGTSAFSFETFVTPTTGIGYQTVAEKDEEWRVSINESKGELTLAVWDASLASNNWVIAQAKLDGTNSFTGSVDYYIGVVATPGASNTAVTLYYQNLTDGGDLLSAKRTIAGVTSIHNTTNSFLLNGDTNQRAVRYTDEVRIVTRALGESELLVAAAADPSGFDAFVDKYDLSGDPSANADNDELTDWGEYVFGGNPTNSGDIGTQPSFDSGDYLFSIVGDNTLQYYVLTNTNLVEGSWGTNTGPVAITDESGELGSYTNAVGTADDELFIKLLVE from the coding sequence ATGAGATCGTTATTCATAAAGACAGCCTTGTTCGGGCTGGTTGTATGTGCGGCAGGGCAGTTGAGTGCGGGTACGGTGGGATTCTGGCGTTTTGAGCCTGGAGCCACTTGGGCGGATTCCAGCGGGAACGGGCTTACTCTTACGAGAACCTCGACCAATCTTAAGGTGGTAGACCGTCCTTCCTCCGGCTCCGGTTCTTATTTGTCGATTATTCCGCAGACCGGAGCGGAGAATGATGGTGTTGCTCACCTGGATGGACAGGCGTACCGTTTTTACGTTGCTGATACGAACCTGTTTGATTTCGGAAGCAATGCCTTCACATTCGAAACGTTTGTGACGCCAACAACTAATGGCTACCAAACGGTTGTTGAAAAGGTGGATGAGTGGCGCATGGGTATTAATCAAGCCAATGGAAAATTAACGCTGTCGCTATATGATGGTGTTTCAGAGTGGAAGACCGCGCAGAAAATATTTGATGGAGCGACCTCCTTTACGGCGGGGAACGATTATTATGTTGCCGCTGTTGTGGCACCGGGTGTGAGCAATACCGTCGTGTCGTTCTATTATCAGAACCTGACCGCTGGCGGAGATTTGCTGAGCGATGTGAAAACGATAGCCGGAATAAATTCTATTACCAATTCGGCGGAACGTTTAGAGCTGAATGGAAATGCCGTGAGTAGGTCGCTGGACTATATGGATGAGGTTCGTTTGAGCTCCGGGGCGCTGAGCCGGTTCGAGTTGCTTGCGACATTTCCCGAACTCGGCTATTGGCGTTTTGAGCCGGGTGCCGTCACGAATGATTCCAGCGGAAACGGGTTGGATCTGACGCAACTGATTGCAGGGGCCTCCGGAGGAGGCGGCATCGACTTTCCAAAGGGAGTGGATCGTAATGAATCCGGAGAAGGCTCTTATTTGCCGACCATTCCCCAGAGCGGGGTGACGAACGCCGGGGTTTCCTATTTCAATGCCAAGGGGAACCATTGGGCCGTTGCTGACACGAACCTGTTCGATTTTGGAACCAGCGCCTTTTCGTTCGAAACGTTCGTAACGCCAACGACTGGGATTGGGTATCAAACGGTTGCCGAAAAGGATGAAGAGTGGCGCGTGAGTATTAATGAAAGCAAAGGGGAGCTTACGCTGGCGGTATGGGACGCTTCGCTTGCATCGAACAACTGGGTGATCGCGCAGGCCAAGCTGGATGGGACGAACTCCTTTACGGGATCGGTTGATTATTACATTGGAGTCGTCGCGACACCGGGTGCGAGCAATACAGCCGTGACGCTCTATTACCAGAACCTGACCGATGGCGGGGATCTGTTGAGCGCGAAGAGAACCATTGCCGGGGTGACTTCCATTCATAACACAACGAATTCTTTCTTGCTGAATGGCGATACAAACCAGAGGGCTGTCCGCTACACGGATGAGGTGCGCATAGTCACCCGGGCCCTGGGTGAGTCCGAGCTGCTGGTTGCAGCCGCGGCCGATCCGAGCGGGTTTGATGCGTTTGTCGATAAGTATGACCTTTCCGGCGACCCATCCGCCAATGCGGACAACGATGAACTCACGGATTGGGGCGAATATGTCTTTGGCGGAAATCCGACCAATTCGGGCGATATCGGAACGCAGCCTTCGTTTGATTCCGGGGACTACCTGTTCTCGATTGTCGGCGACAACACCCTGCAGTATTATGTGCTGACAAACACCAACCTGGTCGAGGGCAGTTGGGGAACCAATACCGGCCCCGTTGCGATCACCGACGAGAGCGGAGAGCTGGGCAGCTACACCAATGCGGTCGGAACCGCGGACGACGAACTGTTCATTAAACTGCTGGTGGAATAA
- a CDS encoding sulfatase-like hydrolase/transferase, whose amino-acid sequence MSRTTKGIRVVIAAGALAAVAAGAAQKKPNIVIFLADDYGYGSSNCYGTPESVLKTPHINTLAEKGMRFTQAYAPAAVCSPTRYALLTGQYCWRTVLKRGVINIFDPLYIDEGRFTLPQMLKDDGYNTAVIGKWHLGFGEKKGKWNDPERYFKPITRGPLSIGFDYFFGLPHNHGDLSGIYMENHDVYGRRSYDKMKIEGKTPYGKEWMGVDAPQRVDEEVMDVLTEKAVAWLNQQPEDKPVFLYFAAPAVHAPITPSKRFKGTLAAGPFAEFIQDLDWSLGEVYKAFEKSGRLKDTLFIFTSDNGGVYADEIKTWDYEVPECWQLKGQVTRMRQQGMEVNGIYRGGKQDPLEGGTRVPFIVSWPDHIKAGAVNDDKISLVDMTATLADLLNIEIPAKELGAEDSVSVLDTFYGKPVDRDELATCITHSGAGTFALTLGNWKYIEGVEVPIKHKKMDPPGTTSQNTRALYDLEKDPHEDNNLVEANPEVAEKMQKLLDQTRIRTYSRRH is encoded by the coding sequence ATGAGTAGAACCACAAAAGGAATACGGGTTGTAATCGCCGCGGGTGCACTGGCTGCGGTGGCAGCGGGCGCCGCACAAAAGAAACCCAACATCGTCATTTTTCTGGCAGACGACTATGGCTATGGCAGTTCCAATTGCTATGGAACCCCCGAGTCGGTGCTTAAAACGCCCCATATTAATACGTTGGCGGAAAAGGGCATGCGGTTCACGCAGGCGTATGCACCGGCTGCGGTGTGCTCGCCAACCCGCTACGCTCTGCTTACCGGCCAGTATTGCTGGCGCACCGTGCTGAAAAGAGGGGTCATAAATATATTCGACCCGCTGTATATCGATGAAGGCCGCTTTACGCTTCCGCAGATGCTGAAGGATGATGGATACAACACTGCTGTCATCGGGAAGTGGCATCTGGGCTTTGGTGAAAAAAAGGGGAAATGGAACGATCCGGAAAGGTATTTTAAGCCGATTACGAGGGGGCCGCTTTCCATCGGCTTTGATTACTTTTTCGGCCTTCCGCACAACCATGGAGATTTGTCCGGAATCTATATGGAGAACCATGATGTGTACGGGCGCAGATCCTACGACAAGATGAAAATTGAAGGGAAGACGCCATACGGAAAAGAGTGGATGGGCGTGGATGCCCCGCAACGGGTCGATGAGGAGGTCATGGATGTCCTGACGGAAAAAGCGGTCGCCTGGCTCAATCAACAGCCGGAAGACAAGCCCGTGTTTTTGTATTTTGCAGCTCCTGCGGTGCATGCGCCCATTACCCCTTCCAAGCGCTTTAAGGGCACGTTGGCGGCCGGGCCGTTTGCAGAGTTTATTCAGGATCTGGACTGGAGTCTCGGCGAGGTTTACAAGGCCTTTGAAAAGAGCGGTCGTCTCAAGGACACCTTGTTCATCTTTACGAGTGATAACGGGGGTGTTTATGCAGATGAAATCAAGACCTGGGATTATGAGGTTCCAGAGTGTTGGCAGTTGAAAGGCCAAGTCACCAGAATGCGTCAGCAAGGAATGGAAGTGAACGGCATCTATCGAGGCGGAAAGCAGGATCCGCTCGAGGGCGGAACCCGCGTTCCTTTCATCGTTTCCTGGCCGGATCATATCAAGGCGGGCGCGGTGAACGACGACAAAATAAGCCTGGTGGATATGACCGCCACATTGGCCGACCTGCTGAATATTGAAATCCCCGCTAAAGAGCTTGGCGCTGAGGACAGTGTGAGCGTTTTGGATACCTTTTACGGCAAGCCTGTTGATCGCGATGAGCTCGCAACCTGCATCACGCACAGCGGAGCCGGAACCTTTGCTCTTACGCTCGGGAATTGGAAATACATCGAAGGAGTAGAGGTTCCGATAAAACACAAAAAAATGGATCCTCCCGGTACAACCAGCCAGAACACGAGAGCTCTGTATGATTTGGAAAAAGATCCGCACGAGGACAACAACCTGGTTGAAGCAAATCCCGAAGTCGCAGAGAAAATGCAGAAGCTTTTGGATCAAACCAGAATCCGCACCTATTCACGCAGGCACTAA